The following coding sequences lie in one Thermomicrobium sp. 4228-Ro genomic window:
- a CDS encoding terminase large subunit domain-containing protein, with translation MASSSPRGRVLIPDHPPTLKERALLTVQAQRDPMLREEIRRRCREDPAWFCNFALWTFDPRELESGTSPHIPFILWDYQVDLIHWYEQRYRNQEDGIVLKSRDMGASWVAMAWLLWHWLFDEGFQALIGSRTEDLVDNRLVDSHFGRIDYMLERLPTWLKPQGFLPRKHRFHMKLLNPENGSAIKGESSQGNFGRQGRFSVIFIDELAHWEKNTQERAWRSASEATRCRIAVSTVNGADNLFWRLWESGQIPRVQLHWRLHPRKDENWYQRQLERKTREEILQELEMDPYVDQGDLVYPGWQGVRRERRDYDPNALLYCSWDFGLDTTCIIWWQVDRERDEVICLDAIQRRDTPVDWFIPFVTGELDPEREHLYTEDEKAKIRAHQRWARPIHFGDPAGGNRHAGTGLSVLDILKQHGIYVFTNQRARDYLTRKQMTEIGIRRVVVNVNPGGAVDASLVDEAMSRARRDDRGRPIHDGTSHLRSAVEYFFVNLPPFRRLERPEPVIQRMAYDSW, from the coding sequence GTGGCTAGCTCGTCTCCACGAGGCCGGGTCCTGATCCCGGACCACCCGCCGACGCTCAAGGAGCGCGCCCTCTTGACCGTCCAGGCGCAACGGGATCCGATGCTGCGCGAGGAGATACGGCGGCGTTGCCGCGAGGACCCGGCGTGGTTCTGCAACTTCGCGCTGTGGACCTTCGATCCCCGCGAGCTGGAGAGCGGGACGAGCCCGCACATCCCGTTCATCCTCTGGGACTACCAGGTCGATCTCATCCACTGGTACGAGCAGCGCTATCGCAACCAGGAGGACGGGATCGTCCTCAAGAGCCGCGACATGGGCGCGAGCTGGGTGGCGATGGCCTGGCTCCTCTGGCACTGGCTCTTCGACGAGGGCTTCCAGGCGCTCATCGGGTCCCGCACCGAGGATCTGGTGGACAACCGGCTGGTCGACTCCCACTTCGGCAGGATCGACTACATGCTGGAGCGCCTGCCGACCTGGCTCAAGCCTCAGGGTTTCCTGCCGCGGAAGCACCGTTTCCACATGAAGCTCCTGAACCCCGAGAACGGGTCGGCCATCAAGGGGGAGTCCTCGCAGGGGAATTTTGGACGCCAGGGGCGGTTTTCCGTCATCTTCATCGACGAGCTGGCGCACTGGGAGAAGAATACCCAGGAGCGAGCCTGGCGCTCCGCTTCGGAGGCCACGAGGTGCCGGATCGCGGTGTCGACGGTCAACGGTGCGGACAACCTGTTCTGGCGTCTCTGGGAATCCGGGCAGATCCCGCGGGTCCAGTTGCACTGGCGGTTGCACCCGCGCAAGGACGAGAACTGGTACCAGCGGCAGCTGGAGCGGAAGACCCGCGAGGAGATCCTCCAGGAACTCGAGATGGATCCCTACGTGGACCAGGGCGATCTGGTCTACCCGGGGTGGCAGGGGGTTCGCCGGGAGCGCCGCGACTACGACCCGAATGCGCTGCTCTACTGCAGCTGGGACTTCGGATTGGACACCACCTGCATCATCTGGTGGCAGGTGGATCGAGAACGCGACGAGGTGATCTGTTTGGATGCGATCCAGCGGCGCGACACGCCGGTGGACTGGTTCATTCCCTTCGTCACTGGGGAGCTGGATCCGGAGCGCGAGCACCTCTACACGGAGGACGAAAAGGCCAAGATCCGGGCCCACCAGCGCTGGGCGAGGCCGATCCACTTCGGTGATCCCGCGGGTGGCAACCGCCATGCCGGAACCGGGCTCTCGGTCCTCGACATCCTGAAGCAGCACGGGATCTACGTCTTCACCAATCAGAGGGCGCGGGATTACCTGACGCGCAAGCAGATGACCGAGATCGGGATCCGCCGCGTCGTGGTCAACGTCAACCCCGGTGGAGCGGTGGATGCCTCCCTCGTCGACGAGGCGATGAGCCGTGCACGGAGAGACGACAGGGGAAGGCCCATCCACGACGGGACCTCCCATCTCCGGAGCGCTGTCGAATACTTTTTCGTCAATCTCCCACCGTTCCGGCGTCTGGAGCGTCCCGAACCGGTGATCCAGCGCATGGCCTACGATTCCTGGTGA
- a CDS encoding helix-turn-helix domain-containing protein, whose protein sequence is MAKEQRGKRVPPELVEFGKVLRQLREHYGLSQHELARRSGVPYHTIHRLEAGQIPKPAFDDLARLARFFGIDLVAMGVLLGLWEPEEVPAGLDPELHQHLEQLRNLARQLSPEDQHTLAIQLRPIVSYWSPEKSALPDWFLELISPRKERR, encoded by the coding sequence ATGGCGAAAGAGCAGCGGGGGAAGCGCGTACCACCGGAACTCGTCGAATTCGGAAAGGTGCTCCGCCAGCTCCGGGAGCACTATGGACTGTCCCAGCACGAGCTGGCTCGCCGCTCCGGTGTCCCCTACCACACGATCCACCGCCTGGAAGCAGGCCAGATCCCCAAACCCGCCTTCGACGACCTCGCCAGGCTGGCTCGCTTTTTCGGTATCGACCTCGTCGCCATGGGTGTCCTGCTCGGTCTCTGGGAACCGGAGGAGGTCCCAGCTGGTCTCGATCCGGAGCTGCACCAGCACCTGGAGCAACTGCGCAACCTGGCCCGCCAGTTGTCTCCGGAGGACCAGCATACCCTGGCGATCCAGTTGCGCCCCATCGTCTCGTACTGGTCACCGGAGAAGAGCGCGCTTCCCGACTGGTTCCTCGAGCTGATCTCCCCGCGCAAGGAGCGGCGATGA